CAGATATCCAGAATACTTtgattttttattaatgtaaagCAGCTTAATGCCGTAACACTTCCAAAGTGCACTTAACCATTTACATGTCTCATTTTTAGAACTCACTATGCTTTACTCTGGCATAATGGCTCTAAGCACATGTGCTTACacacgtgtttgtttttttaggacaTTGTGCTGGTCATAGCACATAAAAGGGCTATGAGGTtaacaacatgcacacacccaaaTAAATGCCTCAATCAAACATGATTATGTCACAAGAATACCTGATCCAGTGCTTACAGTGCCTGATACGTTTACTTTGCTGATTTGTACCACTAACATGTTGTAAATGCACTGCTGAAGCAATAAAATGTAGATGTGTTTAAACAGGTGAACTTTGTTATTCCTGACAACATTAAGAGACGGGAGTTGGAAACAGGCACTTTCAAGAAGTCCACAGGTGAAGAGTTGactcagatgtgtgtgtgagcagtggTAGAATgcaactaagtacatttactactATGGCTTacttaaaatacaaatgtgtaagTACTTGTTCTTTACTTGAGTGTCTCCATTTCATGCAGCTTTATATTTCgactccactacatctcagagggagTAATATAGTTTTGATGTAATGTTTACACTTCTTATACTTAAAGCACATTTTTCTGATACTATTTACTTTACTAAAATAAagtttgaatgcaggacttttacttgtaatgcaGTATTTTCACAATGAGGTATTAGTATTTGTATTTCAGTACATAATCTGAATACGCCACTATGTGTGTTTAATGATCCCAAGGGCTGAAGCATGCGGGTGTGGACACCGTGTTTgggctttgattgacagctctgaACAGTAATTACAAGTATGAATGTTTCCACATGTGAAGCCGATGTCGAAATGATTGGATGAAAAATCACCTGAAGTCCGACACACATGGCCGACAGTCAGAGCAAAAAGGACTCTGAAGCCGGTTTGACTCAACATGGTTTCACTTATTCTCCAGGAAGGTAcaactttatatttgtttttatttgataaagTCAAATATATACTGTAGGTTGGTAAGTGGAACCAATTTTACAAATATGTAGAAGGGATAGGCTTTGTTACATATTTAGATATGTGGTTGGTTTAAATGaacggacggacagacggaaCAGACAGACCATGAGactaaaaaagtaaaaaagttaGCTGAAAGAAACCAAATCCGTCCTTCTAGCTCATAATTATCTGTGCATGCGTTGCGACCTCTGAAGCCCGTTATCAACATAAACATATTGATTACAGCTGCTTTGAATTTGTGATAAATTCTTTGGGTGTGTCCAAACTTCTTCTTTAGTTGCTACCTAGTGCGCTATAACCTCTTTCTGTCAATTTGTTATGAGTGTGAATGCTAAGTGTAACATGCATCACATTACTTTCAGCTAAAGATACTAGAATGCACAGTGTGAGAGTCTAATTTAATACTGACTATGGTGTAAcgattgtgtatttgttttgtagtGGTTTAGCAGGGGCCCACCTGACCTGGGACGGCCTCTCTTGAGTGTTTTACAATCCCGATTCGACAACCACTGTTAAAATAGATAATAGCAGCATCTGTGTCTGCTCATGCGAGGATGTGTTGTGACACATTATTTCTGGCTCCGATTATTCACGCATGACAAAGTAAAACGTTTTCTACGGGCCATGGAGAACCACAACCAGAGATCAGAGGCATGACATTTACCATAACCACTGTTCCAATTTCTGCAATGAGCGCtacagagaaagaggagagaaacaaCAGATGCCATAAATTCTCCTCAGCATCAGCTTCTAATCCTTCtgccatccctccctcctcttcatccaaGCGTTTGGCATTTAGTGCAGCTGGTTAGACTTTGTTGGCTCTTCTTTGCTTTAGCGGTCAGAtcaataaatatttagtttttagtgTCATGACAGATGTAAAATGAAGCTATATTCTCATCAGTAAAAAGCTCACCCTAGGAGCATGAATCACGGGTGGTCCTGTACTTTAAGTCTTTTGTGTTCTATCTTTTCTCTATTTTTCTGAATTTCATTAAGTTAAATGATGTCGTCCCAGAAGAGGCTGTTGTATCAACAACCTGAAAGTCCTGATTCTCACGAGTGTTGCTTTTTACATACAAATGTGATTAGAAAATATAAATTTTATGtgcgttttttgttttttatggccATATGCTCTGGCCCATATGAGAGCAAGACATCTGGTTGTGTCAGCATGAAATTTAGACAAGAGTGTTTTATTTAACAATGTGCAAGCATACAGCATATGACATGTGAAGTcttttttcaaagtaaaaaaaaaaaaggaattaaaaaaTGCGCAAAAAACCTCTGCTACTAGTTGCATGAATGATCCGTGTAAATGAGAAAAGTTGACACACTCCTCTAATTTTGTGTTTGAATCATGACATTAGAGCATGTAATTGTTCTTAATTGGATCATGACCTTAAGCAGCTTTCTTTCTGACTGTTTCTCTGTGGTCGGACCAGAGAGGAACCTATCCTCATTTTATCAAATGCACCACAGCATGTGGCAGCATGAGCCTGTGAACATGAGCTCACTTCCCCTCAGGATAACGAGAgatggggagaaagagaaaaacaaagcagTAGTACCAGAGTTCCCATCCACGTCCAGTTGTCATTGGACCACATTCCTGCTCCTCTTACTCATAATGAAACGGTTATCCCTCCATACAATGAGAGGACCGAGCTGGGAACATCTGCCGTATATGTGAAGGAGATGAAACAATAACGGGATCATGAGAGTGGAGGCCTGGGTCAACTTCCTCGTGAGTGAAAGTCTTTCAGACAAGTCCCCTACATTAAAGAGAGAACAGACACATGCTGTGAAGAAgatcaaacaaataaagcacTGTCATATAGTTCTCGAGGACTAGAAAATCCCTAAATACTGAATTCAAAAACGTATACCTGGCACacttaattataaataaaagcaaGAAACGAACGAGGAAACAACATCTACTCAGGGAACAATGttgattattttaaattgtggatctctctttctatctatctatattgtGTACAATTATTTTTTAGTTTATAAATAAAAACGAATATGAAGTCCATAACACTATATACATCTATCTTTTGCAGACTTGCAAAGCAGCTTGCCATATTCTATAATTGTATAACGTCACTGACCTCAGCTGCTGAAAAGCTGTATTACAACGGTAACGGATTCAAATTATGTTCAAAGATAACAAACACTGTTCCCTGATTGTAATCACAGTACAACACGTGTTGTCCGTATAGTCTTTCAATCACGCATACATCAATACAACAGACAAGCAGTTTAGCAAACTCTGCTGTTTAACAAACGACATTCGTTCAGTTTTTTCCTCTGCGGCTTCCGTTCCGTCCAGGCGGAGACACGGAAGTAACATTTTGAACGTTGGGCGCGCGGTTTCATCAGAAACTGTTTTGGAGCGACACTGGAAGGAAACGCAGGTAACGTTTGATTTGTTGACTAGTTAAACTATTGAGTTCACTGATTTAAAACACCATGAAGACAACGTAAATTATGTGTAACATGTgaaacataatataaataatataacttTTAAGTGGAATATGAGACATTTCAGACGTTAATTCGGCTGCATCAAAACATCACTTCTATAAAATAATAACTTCATAAAAGGTAAGTCATGTGATCGTATGTCACAAGTCTGCTAACTAATCCAATTGACTTTAGTTTATGGTGTTGGTAATTGTAGTTAACGTTAAATGATAATGTGTGTTTGGGTCATTGGCTGTATCCCAATATGCTTGTTCCCATGGTAACTATTACGTTCTTCGTCTTCCTTGGACAGAATGGCCTCTCCTGCCACATTCATCGACGAGGACGCGTTCAAGACCCCTAAAAACGCCCGAGTGAAGAGCTTCGCAAGCAGCGTTGGGAGCCCAATCACCATCCCGGCCTCACCTTTCATGAAGAAGTTGGGCTGTGGGACTGGAGTCAATGTTTACCTCATGAACAGGTGTGAGGTTTTCTTTgatgacaacaataataaatgcATTGCTTTACTCCTCACGTTACATTACGTTacgttacatgtcatttagctgacacttttatccaaagcgacttacaaccttAGTGTATTGTTGATGTATGCCAGGTGACATGAGACCCcaatcatttttttatgtttggtATTGAATTGTGACAATGGATGTATGTGCTTTTAAATCGCAAGGCCAAATATGTCCGATGGAGTTTTGtgcattaaatgaaaaataatccaTGTGCGAATGCATCTTCAGTATAAATTGAGAATAACATTGTTTCTTAAGCCCACTGCATTGGGTCATTGTCACgtctgtatataaataataggTTTGTATTGTTGATCAAATTAATCCTAGAATGGGAAAGCTGAATGCGTCTCCCTGGGCTGTCAAGAAGATCAACACCAAGTGTGCAACCAAACAGATGGCGGTTTACCAGAAGCGCCTGAACGAGGAGGCGGAGGTCCTGAAGGGCATCAATCATCCAAACATTGTTGGTAAGACACGAGAGCGGTACTGTGCCTTCACTGTGTTACAATTGGACAAATGCTTATTCTTTATAGACTTGTTCATGGCTTGTTTCCTACCAAGCACATCGATTAGGTGTTGACTGGTGCAAGTATGTGATGAATAGCTCAGTTTACATCTTTATTTTGTTCTGCCATATTGTGTTAGTTTCAGGattgttcattttgtttcctCATTCCAACACCAAAGGGTTTCGTGCCTTCACCGTGGCCAAAGATGGATCAAAGTGTCTGGCGATGGAGTACGGAGGAGAGCAGTCCCTGAATGACCTGAtcgagaagaggaaagaggacggcCTGAAAGCTTTCCCTGCTGCCAACATAGAAAAAGTAGCGCTGCATGTTGCTCGTGGCCTTCAGGTAAATCACACATCTTCTTGTACCTGGCGTCACTTGACATGCATCCTCCCTGGATTAATTTCAGGTACTCCAGTCTGCTTCTCCAAACTATATACTGACTATAAagatgtatatatactgtatatgtagcATCATCGTCATGCAGAACCCTACATCAGATCACGTGGGTAAACGTTGGTAGCGGGGCTTGACACTAAAACATTATGAGCTAGCTCCAAAAGTTTCTAAATCTAATGAGAAAATTGCCACGTCGGCAACACTGACAGCCTCTCTCCAAAGCCActtgtatattgtattattgaAATCATTACTGATGGGTTCATCAAGCTTATTTTTTACGATGTACTGCCGGATGGCTATGACCAATACAGTCTTACCTTAACCAAAGATGTtgcataataatgtatttgctGATTGCATTTTGTATTAACTAcatttatcaaaaataaatttgtggagtagaagtataacgcagcagaaaaaaaatacttgagTAAAGTTAAAGTACCAAAAAATTGTCCCCAAGTACAGTActtcagtaaatgtacttgCCGGTAGTTACTAACACCACCGCTGAACTCGTGTGTCAATGTTGATTTGTGTTTAGCTTTATTAGAGTATGGATCTAATAAAAGAAAGAGTTTCAGCTCTGACTGaattatacacacatacagtataaatgAAGTATGCAAAcgtatattgtattatttgtcCTCAATAGATGTCTTGTTGTTAATTCCTTGATTCACAATTCAAGAAGAATAAtctgattttaaataaaatgtccacGACAAACCCACTCCCAATATCAGTGGTTCATTGTTACCCAACTCTCATTCGTCTCGTCAAAACATCAGCCATCTTTCAAATGTGATATCAGAAATGAGCAACTAAATAAACGCATCAGTGTGCTTCTCTCTGCAGTATCTCCACAACGAGAAGAAGCTGCTGCACGGCGACATAAAGTCTTGTAATGTTGTCATCAAGGGCGACTTTGAGACCGTCAAGATCTGTGACGTCGGCGTGTCTCTGCAGCTGAATGAGAACATGAGAGGTAATGACTGTCTTTGTGTCATTctaaatacaaatcaaatgtgaACATCTAGAACTGTACTCTCTGCGTGATGGGCGGGGAGGACAGCTCCCGCCTCCCACAGCGCTCCCTGTTTGTGCTCCCAGCAGAGCGCTGCTCGTGGCCGGAGGCGGAGCCTGGAGCTCTGACTGCAGATTGGAGGCAGCCCAAAGCATATACTATAAAATTGAGGTGgaataaaaagtagaatattCCCCCTCCAAAATGTAGTGGAGTTGAAGTATAAAGTATCTTAAAAAGGAAATACTTGCATACAATTTTTATGTACTAGTACTTTACTTAAGTGTGGTACTTGAGTTAATGtacttattcatttaaaaacttttattaaagatattttataatataaacagcattgtgtgcgtgcgtgttacAAATGGGTTGAATCATGGATAAAAGCACAGCATTAGCAGCGACCATTTGGATGGGACTGGAAACAACTGATTCTGCAATCTGATTTGTGAAATTGGGTTATCcaaaaattgaattaaattgattgACTTTGTTATTGTGAAACTAATTGCAAATTTAGGAACATGTTCTTTGCTTTGTTGTTGCAATTCTTAAGGAAACGCTGAAGAACATGagttctttgtttaaaaaatacaaataaattacagAATTACTCCCGGTCAAGTTTTCATGAAACTCAGTGGAAAGGATGCAGCTTGAGCAAGGAAGAACccgctacacacacacgtagtaTTTCAACTGTGCCCATCTAGTTAATTAGTTCTTCTTTCTGCCCTCAGTGTCAGACCCAAAGGCAGAGTACATTGGCACGGAGCCGTGGAAACCCAAGGAAGCTctggatgagggaggagagatcaCTGACAAGGCTGACATCTTTGCCTACGGTCTGACTCTGTGGGAGATGATGACCCTGGCCATGCCTCATCTGGAGATGTTGgagcatgatgatgatgatgatgatgatgatgaagaggaggaggttgaagGTGAGACACTACTCAGGGCttcctgaatatatatatatatatatatatatatacaaaatagtATAGCATGGCAAAAAAATACAAGTAATAATATGGCATatcataaattaataaaaacaccagAATGGCATTGTAGAAAATTCTAAAAGTGTGTCGAAAATAAATTAGATGTCAAAGTTATAAGTCTGTCATCAGGCCTGATGGTTTTCTCATGCAGCAGCTGGTCATCATTACTCAATTGCCAGGTCCCCCTCCAAGACAATTAAAGGGATAAAGAACACATTCTCCAACGTTGAACcacttttacttgtttttgcaTTCAATACTGAATACTTTCACCTCTTTCAAtccttttaaatgaaacaatcgGAGGAAGAAGAATTACCCGTTGGTTGAAAAGATCAAGGATCCCGCTTGTGATGGAAAAAACACCTAGATCTTAACACGCTTTGCTTTTGAACTGCAGAGGACTCGATGGAGGAGAGCTTTGACGAGGAGGCCTACTACGAGAGGCTGGGCACACGGCCGGTGCTGGATTTCGAGGCTCTGGGCAGCTCGTACCGGAGGACGGTGGAGCTGTTCTATCTCTGCACCAACGAGGACCCCAAGATCAGACCCTCGGCCGCCCAGATCGTCCAGGCTTTGGAGAGCAATGCCCCGCTGGATAAAACGCCCAGTGAGGTGATAGTTATCGACTGATTCTCATAAATAATTCAGCATTTCAATCTTTTTGTCAgggatttatatattttttttaattgcatacATGGCCAAACTGACAGGCTGTGCTCATAGTCAGTAGTTTGTTCAGGGAGGGTAGTATTCATTTAGAAACTCAAGGAAATGCTTTGACGTGAAGGTCATCTCTACATCTTTATGCCGTCAATCTCTatcacatttccttttatttgtatGGTGTCTTTGCTATAAAATTTTTTCCATGTATGTCAATAgtatgtaaatgtttttattttctttatcgtatatatttgtttctgcACTTCTGTAAACTTTGATATTC
The nucleotide sequence above comes from Cyclopterus lumpus isolate fCycLum1 chromosome 24, fCycLum1.pri, whole genome shotgun sequence. Encoded proteins:
- the pbk gene encoding lymphokine-activated killer T-cell-originated protein kinase homolog, which produces MASPATFIDEDAFKTPKNARVKSFASSVGSPITIPASPFMKKLGCGTGVNVYLMNRMGKLNASPWAVKKINTKCATKQMAVYQKRLNEEAEVLKGINHPNIVGFRAFTVAKDGSKCLAMEYGGEQSLNDLIEKRKEDGLKAFPAANIEKVALHVARGLQYLHNEKKLLHGDIKSCNVVIKGDFETVKICDVGVSLQLNENMRVSDPKAEYIGTEPWKPKEALDEGGEITDKADIFAYGLTLWEMMTLAMPHLEMLEHDDDDDDDDEEEEVEEDSMEESFDEEAYYERLGTRPVLDFEALGSSYRRTVELFYLCTNEDPKIRPSAAQIVQALESNAPLDKTPSEVIVID